ATGAGCCTTTCGGCATTGTAGTGCTGGAAGCATGGGCTGCGGGCAAGCCAGTGATCGCTGCCAACGTGGGCGGTCTCCAACGCCTGGTCCGTTCCGGCCGAACAGGGCTTAAGTTTGAGAGTGGCCAAGCCGAGGAATTGATTGCGTGCATGCGACAAATCGCTGAACAAGCCCAAGTCCGCGCTGACTTGATCCAGTCGGCACACGCAGAAGTCAAGGCGTCCTACACGTGGCCGCAAATCGCACAGCAACTCGAAACGATTTATCAACAAGTCGAAGCCAAATATCAATGAAGCCCATACCCGATAGCATTACTCTAGTCATGCGCTCCTACAACGAGGCATGGGCCATTGAAGACACCTTAAAGGCAGTCTGTGAGCAGGATTACACGGGGCAGATTGAACTCATCGTCATCGACAGTGGGTCCACTGATGGCTCCCACGAGATCATTCGAAACTATAAGCCTAAAGAATTTATCATCCTGGAACCAGGCACTTACGTGCCTGGCAAGGTGCTAAACCAGGGCTTTCGTTTAGCCCAGAATGAATGGGTTGTGTTTCTGAACTCCGATGCTACGCCCGATAATGCTCAGTGGCTCAAGCAATTACTGCAAGCTGCGGTGAATACCCCTCGGCTGGGCGCCGCCTTTAGTCGTCAAATACCGCGCAATGATTGCCAGGCAGTTTTTGCACATGATTATGATCGCTGCTTTGGACCGCATCGAGAATCGGATCAATGGGAGCACTTCTTCAGTATGGTGAGTTGTGTGGCACGGAAATCAGTGTGGAAAGAATACCCCATACGTGAAGATCTGCAGTATGCTGAAGACGACGAATGGACTCGCCGTATGAAAGACGCGGGCTACGAGACTTTACTGGTGGTGGAATCAGTGGTGATGCACTCTCACAATTACACGCCCGCTCAATCCTATAAACGCGCCAAGGGGGATGCGCTTGCAGTCGCCCAAGCGGGGAATGTGCCCGAGACCAGCCTATCATGGCCGCTCGGTGTTGTACTCCCCGCAGTTAAAGACAGCATAAAAGATTTTAAATATTGCCTGAAACAGAGGCGATTGAACGAGGTGTTACACGCCTTCCGTGTACGCTATCAACAAAGACTAGGCCGTATTGATGGCTATAAAGAAGGCATGTCAGATGGATAAGATTACTGCAGTCATACGCTATAAGGATTCTGCCCGGACCTTACCCGAGGTATTGGAAAGCATTCAGAAACAAACACATCCCGTGGATCAAATCGTGGCGGTCGACACTGGCAGCCGCGATGATTCGACACGGCTCCTGCTTGAAGCTGGAGCGAAAATTGTGAAGTGGTCACAGCCCTACCATCATTCGAAAGTCACTAATTTCGGTTTTTCTCATTGTGAAACACCCTTTGTACTGTGCCTGAGCTCACACACCGCAATGAGTGATGCTACGATCGTTGCTAAATTACTACATTCAATGGAAGATACGCAGGTCGCCGCCTCTAGTATCTGTTGGGATGACGACGACTATTACTCCGATCGAATCACTCAAGCAGAGATTGTAGACAAGGGACTGAAGCTCGGGTCGATTTATACGAATAGCTTGGGATTGGTTCGTAAGTCCTGCTGGGACGCCTACCACTTCGATGAGTCCATAAACGGCGTAGAAGATTACGAATGGGCGATCCATCAGCTACAGGCGGGATACAGCATCGCTCGTATTCAAGCCGAGATTAGCTATCAACGCAAGGGGCACAACCGCATCCTACGCGGCACGGCACGCGTGTTCTACATTGCGAATCGCTATCGACTGCCCGTGACTTGGTTGGGTATAAAGGAGAGCAGTGTAGCACTGGCACGTAATTTACCTGGAAAAATCATGCGAAAACCATCTGCAGTGGAAACATTCGATTACCATGCTCGCCGCCTCATGGGGGCGCTTTTTTGGCGCTTCATTGATCTCAATATCAACTAGCTCGCATTATGAATATCCTAGTTATCTCCAACCTGTATCCGCCTCATGGTATCGGCGGCTATGAAGAACGCTGCATGCAAACTGTCAATGCACTGCGAAAGCGGGGGCATACTGTGAATGTGCTCACATCGGATCACCAAGTGACCGATAGGGACGCAACAGGAGAAACAGGAATCTTTCGTCAATTAAAGGTGCATGGCTTCTATGGGCACCCCTGGCTGCCCATCCATCAGCTGTATAGTTTGGAGCAGGCCAACCAACGAAGCATGCAGTCACTCATCGAGCAACTGCAGCCCGATGTCGTACACGTCTGGAATATGGGGGGCATCAGTAAGTCCCTACTCCACACTCTGGAAAATGCCAATCGACCGCTGGTTTACGACATCTCTGATCATTGGATCGCACGCAGTTTAAAAGCCGATGTTTGGCTTTCGTGGTGGAACGACGACGGCTCCGTGCTACGTAAAGCTTGGCGTGGTATTGCGACTGTGACGGGTGCCCGAAAGTTGATTAGCCGAAAAGTGCCCACGGCTTCGGTTCGCTCACTCAAATTTAAACACATCTATTTTTGTAGCCAATACATGCGGGATACTACCGCCAAGCAGGGCTACCCCGTCTCGCATGCCAAGATTGCGTATTGTGGCGTCGAAGCCGAGCGCTTCCTAAGAAAGACTGAATATAACGCACCACGTAAATTTCTCTGGGTCGGCCGCTTAGCTCAGGACAAAGACCCGATGACAGCGCTCAAAGGCTTCCTACAGGCGCGGCAGAGCAGCGGACTCCCCCTCTGCCTCGACATCTATGGTCGAGGCGAAGCTGATTTTGTAGACACATTAAGAGCCGAAATAGCTAAGGCCCAGGCGGAAGAATTCGTACAGTTAAAATCTGCCACCCACGACGAAATGCGCGGCCTATATGCACAGTATGATGCCTATATTTTCTCTAGCAACTGGGGCGAACCCTTTGCATTGACTCCGCTGGAAGCCATGTCGGCAGGCGTGCCTGTCATTATGTGTCCGGATGGCGGCGATGCCGAGTTATTGCATGATGGGGATAATGCGATTCAATTTGCAGCGGCCTCACGTAGCTCTCTAGCTGGTGCCATTTTACGACTGTTGGATTTACCGGATCATGGGCGGAACATGAGCCGCATCGCACTACAAATCGTGCAGGAACGTTTTACTGTCAAAGTCATGACTGATACCATTGAAGGCATCCTCAAGCGAGCCGTAGGGCCGACGCATGATTGATATTATTAAAGCAATTATTATTGCGGGCGGCTACTTTGTCGTCGCGCCGATTGCGGGATTCATACTGTCAAAAGACCGTCGTCTGGAAGACTTGGCGATGTATGTACTGCTGTTTCTATTGGGGCTGAAGATCGACACAACGGTATTGATGCTAGGTTCGATTGAATGGTACCGCGGCGTCACTAAAGGCTATGAGTTTACCATGATGGAAGTGGTGGCGATCGG
The nucleotide sequence above comes from Coraliomargarita algicola. Encoded proteins:
- a CDS encoding glycosyltransferase, whose product is MDKITAVIRYKDSARTLPEVLESIQKQTHPVDQIVAVDTGSRDDSTRLLLEAGAKIVKWSQPYHHSKVTNFGFSHCETPFVLCLSSHTAMSDATIVAKLLHSMEDTQVAASSICWDDDDYYSDRITQAEIVDKGLKLGSIYTNSLGLVRKSCWDAYHFDESINGVEDYEWAIHQLQAGYSIARIQAEISYQRKGHNRILRGTARVFYIANRYRLPVTWLGIKESSVALARNLPGKIMRKPSAVETFDYHARRLMGALFWRFIDLNIN
- a CDS encoding glycosyltransferase family 2 protein; translated protein: MKPIPDSITLVMRSYNEAWAIEDTLKAVCEQDYTGQIELIVIDSGSTDGSHEIIRNYKPKEFIILEPGTYVPGKVLNQGFRLAQNEWVVFLNSDATPDNAQWLKQLLQAAVNTPRLGAAFSRQIPRNDCQAVFAHDYDRCFGPHRESDQWEHFFSMVSCVARKSVWKEYPIREDLQYAEDDEWTRRMKDAGYETLLVVESVVMHSHNYTPAQSYKRAKGDALAVAQAGNVPETSLSWPLGVVLPAVKDSIKDFKYCLKQRRLNEVLHAFRVRYQQRLGRIDGYKEGMSDG
- a CDS encoding glycosyltransferase family 4 protein — translated: MNILVISNLYPPHGIGGYEERCMQTVNALRKRGHTVNVLTSDHQVTDRDATGETGIFRQLKVHGFYGHPWLPIHQLYSLEQANQRSMQSLIEQLQPDVVHVWNMGGISKSLLHTLENANRPLVYDISDHWIARSLKADVWLSWWNDDGSVLRKAWRGIATVTGARKLISRKVPTASVRSLKFKHIYFCSQYMRDTTAKQGYPVSHAKIAYCGVEAERFLRKTEYNAPRKFLWVGRLAQDKDPMTALKGFLQARQSSGLPLCLDIYGRGEADFVDTLRAEIAKAQAEEFVQLKSATHDEMRGLYAQYDAYIFSSNWGEPFALTPLEAMSAGVPVIMCPDGGDAELLHDGDNAIQFAAASRSSLAGAILRLLDLPDHGRNMSRIALQIVQERFTVKVMTDTIEGILKRAVGPTHD